Below is a genomic region from Deltaproteobacteria bacterium.
TCCACCCTCCTCCACGGGCCTCGGCGCCTCGGGCATCATCTCGCTTATGAGCTTCCTGAATTCGAGCTCTGAAAGGAGCGGGCCGAGGGCGGCATAGTCAGGCCCCGAGTATCTCAATTCCTCAAGCTCGCATTCAAGAGGGACATCGGGATTGAGCGTCACGATCTGGAGCGAGAGCGAGGCCTGCTCCCTGTTAGATATGAGGTTTTCCTTTAATTTAGGTTTGGAAATACTCTCTATATTTTCATAAATCCCATCAACAGAGCCGAATTCGTTTATGAGCTTGGCTGCGGTTTTGATGCCAACGCCCGGTACGCCCGGTACGCTGTCGGTAGCGTCACCGGAAAGGGCCAGGAGGTCCCTTATCCGCTCCGGGCCGACCCCGAACTTATCCCTGACCTCAGAGGGGCCGTACTCCTTCCCTGTCATGTAGTCGAGTATCACGGTATTGTCGTCGACGAGCTGGTACATGTCCTTGTCGCCCGTTATGATTGCGAGCTTCACGCCCGCTGCCTCGAACTTTTTTACCAGGGTGGCTATGACGTCGTCCGCCTCGAAGGAGGCCATCTCGATAGACCGTATGTTCAATGCCCTGGCCATCTGCTTCACATACGGGACCTGGAGGGAGAGGCTGTCGGGCATGGGGGGCCTCTCGGCCTTGTAACCAGGCATGAGCCCGTGCCTGAACGAGGGGCCCTTTACGTCGAACGCTATCACAATGTACTCTGGTTTGAAGTCGTTTAGTATCTTCCGGAGCGACTGCGTAAAACCGTATACCGCGTTCGTCGGGAGCCCCTTGGAATTGGTGAAGGTGGAAGGGATGGCGTGGAAGGCCCGGTACATTATCGAGCTTCCGTCTATTATGAAAAGCCTGTTACCCGTATTATCAGTCATGCTCCATTGACAGCCCCGGCAGCAGCTGTATATACTTTGTCATGGCCAGGGCGCTCCTATTCCTTATCTTTCTACTCCTCCCCTCACCCGTGTGGGCCCAGAGAGACGCGGTCTCTACCGCATTTAACATTGTAGAGAATTTCCATAAAGAAGCAAACATATTAATGGGCGGAGCTGGCCTGCCGGAAGTCTCGCCCGCCGAGAAGGAACGGGCCGTCTCAGAGCTAAGGACCGTCCGTATTACGGAGCGGCCAGGGAGAAGCAGGCTCGAGCGGGTGCACGGGATTGTAGACGCCTACACCAACCGGGTGCTTGGCATGGTCGAAGCCCGGCTTGAAGGGGTGCGGGGCGAAAAAGAAGAGTATCTGAGAGAGGGTGTCAAAAGGCTGAATGCCCTCAGGTTCGACGAGCTTACGCGCCTTCGCGGCACGCTCGCCATAGAGGAGCCGTCAAACGGAAGGAGGCCCGAACTCCCCTTCTCCTTCGACCCCACCCCGCCTCACGAGAGGCCCTCGCCTCCGGACGGCCCGCCCGGCATACTGTACCGATAGATAACTCGGCAAAAAAACGGGAACGCGGGTTCAGATGCAGCCCCTTGGTGCAATCCGAAGCTCTCAAAAAGCTCAAGATGCAAGAGTCGAAAAATGAGGCATGAGGCTTACTTTTTTGTACGCCGCCATGCGAATTTTGAAGATGATGAAGCAGATTGTTTTTTTTCAGCAGCCTGCTAAATAAAAAAAGCCCCCGCCACTAAAGGCGGGGGCTATAAGATAAATCCGATTCAAGCCCGGTAATCAACCCCGGCGGGAGGGCCTCCTGAAGCCTCCCGGACTATTGAAACGGCTATTCCCCGCGCTTCTCTGATGCGCCGCGGCCCTGGGCGCGGAAGGCTCAGAGGCGTCCTGCTGAAAACCCGGCACCTCCTCTACGGGTATCTTACGGCCGAGGAGGCGCTGTATGTTCGTGAGATATTCCTTTTCGTCGGCGGAGACGAGCGATAGCGCGGTGCCTCCGGCCCCGGCACGCCCGGTCCGGCCGATCCGGTGTATATAGTCTTCGGGGATATTGGGGAGGTCGTAATTCACGACGTGCGGGAGGCTCTCTATATCAAGGCCCCTGGCCGCGATGTCCGTAGCTACAAGCACCCTCACCGAGCCGTTCTTGAACTCGGAAAGGGCCCTGGTGCGGGCCGACTGGCTCTTATTCCCGTGGATGGCCGTCGAGTTTATGCCGTCCTTCAAGAGCTGCTCCGCGAGCCTGTTCGCGCCGTGCTTGGTGCGGGTGAAAACGAGGGCCTGGCGCCAGCCGCCGGATTTAACGAGGTGCGAGAGGAGCTCCCTTTTCCGGGTCTGCTTAACCGGATGCACAACCTGGGAGACCGCCTCGGCAGGAGTGTTCCTCCGCGCGGCCTCCAGGACGGCAGGCTCATGCAGTAGCCCATCCGCGAGGCGCTTTATTTCGTCATTGTAGGTCGCGGAGAAGAGGAGGTTCTGCCGCCTTCCGGGAAGGAGCTTCAATACGCGGCGTATGTCGTGTATGAAGCCCATGTCGAGCATGCGGTCCGCCTCGTCGAGGACGAGTATCTCTACCTCCGAGAGGTTAACCGTCCTCTGCCCCGCGTGGTCGAGGAGGCGGCCAGGGGTGGCGACGAGTATGTCCACCCCGCGGCGGAGCTCATCTATCTGGGGGTTTATGCCCACGCCGCCGTAAATGACAGCAGCCCTCAAGCGGAGGTTCTTGCCGTAGGTCCGCACACTTTCTCCGACCTGCGCGGCAAGCTCACGGGTGGGTGTGAGGACAAGGGCCCTGGGCGCCCTGCCTCTTTCCTCGCGCCTCGTCCGGCTCAGAAGTTCGAGCATCGGGAGCGTGAAAGCGGCGGTCTTTCCTGTGCCGGTCTGGGCGCCCGCCATTACGTCTCGGCCTTCGAGGATAACGGGGATGGTCTTGGCCTGGATGGGTGTGGGGTCAGTATAGCCCTCCCCTTCCACGGCTTTCAGCAGTTCGGCCCTCAAGCCGAGTAGATCAAATGACATGACAAATTACTCCGGAAACAGCCTACCCAATAATGGGCCGGTCTAGGCGGGATCGTTTAAAGGTTATTCTGGGTGAGGTTGATGTAAGGGAGGCCAACCATGACACAGCTTGCGCCGACCGAATGGCGACAAGAAATAAAAACAGAGTACCATAACACCAAAAATTACAAAGGGCAAGCATAAAATGAAGCCGCTTGAAAAGAGGATCGCCGGGATGTTACAAATCTCGATAGGGGGCGACTGGGAAGACCATGACTCACCTTTCGAAAATTGAAGCTACGGCGGGATGTATAAGGCCCATCTCGCGCACCACGGAGGACGTATGAGCGGCGTCTGGCTCGCGCTCGGGCTTACTCTTTTCGCCGGAATGGCTACGGGCATCGGTAGCGCCATAGCCTTCTTCGCCAAACGGACCAATTACCGCTTTCTTTCGGTCTCGACAGGCTTCTCGGCCGGGGTAATGCTCTATGTCTCGTTCGTCGAGATACTCTTAAAGGGCGGTAACGCTTTGACCGAGGCTTACGGAGACTACTGGGGGCACTGGGCGAACGCGGGCTCGTTCTTCGGCGGCATCCTTTTCATCGGCGCTATCGACAACCTCATCCCTGCTGCCAAAAACCCGCACGAGACCCATGCAGGCTCGGAACGGGCTCCGCTTAAAGGAGAGGCCGCAACCGGAGCCGGCGTAACGGCATTTGATAACCAGGCCGGGAGCATACACGACCACGCTGCGCATAACAATAAGCTCCACAGGATGGGGCTCTTTACGGCCCTCGCGATCGCCATCCATAACCTGCCCGAGGGCCTCGCGACATTCCTCGCGGCCATGCACGACCCCGGCCTCGGCATAGCAATAGCGGTCGCCGTGGCTCTCCACAATATCCCGGAGGGCATAAGCGTCTCCGTCCCCATCTATTACGCCACGGGGAAACGCGGCAAGGCATTCATCTACTCGCTCTTGAGCGGCCTTGCCGAGCCCGTAGGAGCGCTCATAGGTTACCTTCTCATCCTTTATTTTGTGGGCGTGAACGGCGACGGGAAGGTAATCCCGCCCGAGGTCATGGGCATGGCATTCGGCGGCATAGCCGGGGTAATGGTCTACATAAGCCTGGACGAGCTACTTCCCACGAGCCGAACTTATGGAAAAGGGCACGACAGCATCCTCGGCCTGGTCTTCGGGATGGGGGTCATGGCGTTGAGTCTTCTATTGATGAAGTAGGCGCATTGTTTTTTTTCGATTGGCCTGCAAGGAAAGGATTACAGACGCATGAAATCTGAATTTATTATCAGGAGCGAAACAGAAGCCGATGTCGACGCCATAGCCGCTGTGACAATTGCGGCATTCAAGACCCTGGAAATCAGCAATCATACGGAACAGTTTGTCATTGCGGCTCTACGCGCCGCCAAAGCCCTTACGGTATCGCTCGTAGCGGAAGCGCATGGCCGGGTGATTGGGCATATTGCCTTCTCTCCGGTCGGCATTTCGGACGGCACCCGGAACTGGTACGGCCTCGGCCCTGTCTCGGTGCTGCCGGCGTACCAGCGGCAGGGCATCGGCAAAGCCCTGATACGGGAAGGCTTATCACGGCTGAAAACCCTGAACGCTAAAGGATGCTGTCTCGTGGGGTATCCGGATTACTACAGGCAATTCGGGTTCAGGAACATACCGGGACTTGTGCATGAGGGAGTGCCTCAGGAATTCTTTCTCGCCCTCTCTTTTGTAGGGCATACTCCACAGGGCACAGTCACCTTCCATGAGGCATTCAAGGCGAGCGGCTGACAAGAGGTGAACGCGGCGCTTAAGGGCGATCGGGTTGGACAAAGGGTTTGCTATACCCTGAAATATCAAAAGGGGCTACGGGCTCTAACCCGTAACCCCTTGATTTTTATGGCGCCCCCGAGACGATTCGAACGTCCGACACACGGATTAGGAATCCGTTGCTCTATCCTGCTGAGCTACGGGGGCGTTGAGGTGGATTTCGATGTAATTTGCGGGTATTGCGTTGCCCCGCCGTGCGGAAGAGGCGGAACCTTTAGAGTTTCTCAAAAAAAGGGCCTTCTGTCAATTCAAAAAATCAGCCCAAAGGCCGGTCAAAGAATACAAATTAAAAAATACTCATTAATCACTTAAAAGGCTGGCATCTGCCCTGCCCCTTCCCTCCCCCATTGTTCTACTTGACTCGCCCCTCCCCCGGAAAAAGAATTTAATATAAAGCCGCTTCCAAGCGGAACGGGAGGTGTATTATGCCTAAGCCCGAGGTGCTTGAGAGAGGTAATATATATTTCATATACAGGCCGAAGGTCGAGGAAGAGGAGGTAAAGGGCCTTAAGGAGGTGCAGAGGTTCTACATGGTCCTGAGCCCTGAGGGGAAAAAGGTATACCGCCTCATCGTCGTCGGCAGGCAGGCATTGCCAGATGTCGAGGGCGGAGAGAGGAGCTGGGGCTTCGTGGACAAGGTCGGCAGAAAGGCCGAGGAGGTCGAAGACGAGCTCGAAGGAAAAGAATACAGGACAAAGACCAGGGGCGAAAGGGAGCTCCCAGCGGCCCGCCCCGCTGGCGAAGGGGTCTACGCGATAGCAAGGCACGGCGACCACACCCACCTGGCGTATTCGCTCGAACTCCCGGAAAGACCGGGCGAGGTGCAGGAGGCCTTCAGGATAGAAGACGAGGCGAGCTATATCATAACGATCAAGAACCCTGAAAAGCCCGCGCCGCCCGGCGCAGGACTCAAGGGCCGCAAGAAGGCCGACTTCCCCAAGAGGCTCATGCAAAAGTTCGACGGGAGGAGGTTTGCCGACGCCGACCCTCCCGACTTTCTCGACTACGAGGGCGCGGAGATGATATTAATCGGCGCTTCCGAAGACCCCATGAAGGAGCTCGGGCTTAAGCTTGAGGCCGAGGACGAGACCGAGTCCTCGGCGGACGTCTTCAGGGACTTGAGACTCGAACGCGAGAAGCACCCGATTGAGCCGCTACTTAAGGGAAGGTGGAAGTAGGCCCGCCTCTGACCCGCTTGAATGGACAAAATGCCCGTCTTTTTGATATATTCCGTTGTACGGAATTGAAAGGGACGGGTGCCGTGGATCTTTTAAAGCTCAAGGCCATAGGCCTTATAAAGGAATGGCTCCATAAGAAGGCCGCCGAGGTCAACCAGGCATCGGTCATGAAGACCGTATACCAGGAGGTTGACATAACAGCGGGCTACTTCCTCGTACTCACCATTGCGAACCTCATCGCCCTTACTGGCCTCATCACGAACAACACGGCCGTCATAATCGGCGCCATGCTCATTTCCCCCCTAATGGGGCCGATACTCAGCAGCGGCTTCGCTTTCATAACCGGCAACGAGGCCATCGGCAGGAAGGCCTTCTCGACTATCGTTAAGAGTGTTGCCGCTACAATCGCGGTAGCCGCTTTTGCCACCTGGCTTTCTCCCCTGAACGAGGTCACGCAGGAGATACTCGCGAGGACGCGGCCCAACCTCTACGACCTTGTAGTCGCCTTCCTTGCGGGCCTCGTCGGAGCAATAGCCATCTGCACTAAAAGGAACTACATAACCATAGTGCCGGGCGTAGCCATAGCGACCGCGGTAATCCCGCCCTTGAGCGTCGCCGGGTTCGGGCTCGGGAGCGCCAACTTCTCCATCGCGCTCGGCGGCTTTTTCCTCTTTTTCACGAACTTCGTGGCCATTATCATAAGCACCTGCATCGTCTTTTTCGTATACGGCTTCAGGCCCGGAGTGCTCGCCGAAATAGACGTCTACCAGCTCAAGAAGAGGATAGCCGCGCTCGGCGCGATACTCTTCGTGATCTCGATACCGCTCCTTTACACCCTTCACGTCTCGCTTTCGGAGATAAGGCTCAGGAGCGGCATAAGTGCGGCCCTCAAGCGCGCATTCGACACTGAAAAGGTATCATACCTCTCCACCTTCGATTACAGGGAACTGGATGACGCGCTCAGGGTAAGGGCCGCGATAAACACGACCAAATACCTGGAGGAGGGCCAGATAGCCGAGGCCGAGAAGTCCATTGAGGCGGCGCTCGGCAGGGATATAATACTGGATATCGAGCAGGTCCTCATGCAAGCCGGAGGGCTAAAGCCCGTGGTCCCGGCCTCCATTGCGGGGCTCACCCAGCCCAAGCCCGACCCGAAAAAGGAGATGGAGGCAGCCTCGCTCGCGCTGGGCAATGCCGTAAATTCGGCGGAAAGGATACTGAGCCCCTACAGGGTATCTGAGTTCTATCTCGGGCGGAAGCACGGCAGCGGGGCTTTACAGGTCTTCATGAAGGTCAGGCGCGATTCGCCCTTCACCCCGGATGAGGCGCTGTGGCTCGAAAAGCTGGTATCCGAGGCGCTCGGCGCGCCCGTGGCGCTGACGATCGAGACGCAACCCCTCCTCGACCCCATAACCCTCCCCGACGAGAAGTCGTTCGCATCGGACGGTTTAAATAGCGCGCTCAGGACCGTAAGCGAGATACTCTCGCGCCAACCCCGGCTCATGGTCAGGATAGAGGCCCGCCAGTCCTCGACGGACAGCTCCAAGACAAGAAAGAAGCTGGCACTCCAGAGGGCCGAGAAGGTCAAGGCCGTACTGGTCGAGAAACACGGGATACCCGCAGGCAATATCGTAATCACTGCCGCGCCAGGCAAATCGGCCGCGCCTCTGGTCAGCATAAAGGTCGTAAGCGGCGATTGACACCTGCCCCATAGACAATCAGGCTACCTTGTTCCTTGCCTCGCCTTTCTCAAACGCCGCGATATTCTCGATAGTGGTGTCGAGGATTCTCTGGACTGCCTCTTTGGTATTGAAGGCGCTGTGCGGGGTAATGAGGACGTTACGGAGGCGAAGGAGTATGTGCCCGGCGAGGAGTACGTCGAGCGGCTTTTTCTGGGCTATTGACCGGAGGAGCTCCGCCTCCTCCCTGATGGTAGGCTCCTCAGGCAGGACGTCCAGCCCGACGGCAGCCACCTTGCCGCTGGTGATGGCCCTTAAGAGGGCCTGTATGTCTATGAGTATGCCCCTTGCAGTATTTATTATGACCACGCCCTCCTTCATCATCGCGAACTCCCTGTCCGAAAGGAAATGATAGGTCTCCGGTATCGCCGGTATGTGGAGCGTTATGACATCGGATTTCCGAAGGGCCTCTTCGAGCGAGACGTACTTGAAACCGATCCTCCTGGCAAGGTCTTCCCTGGGATGGAGGTCGAAGGCAAGAACCTCCATGTGGAAGCCCTTGGCTATGTCTATCACGTACCTTCCTATGCTCCCGGTGCCGAGTACACCTATGGTCTTTCCCTTGAGATCGAACCCCCGGAGCCCCTGCTGTGAGAAGTCCCCCCTCCGCGTCCTCTCCACCGCGTCGACGAGGTTGTGGCTTATCGCAAGCAGAAGCCCAAAGACGTGCTCCGCGACCGTGTTGTCGCCATATGTGGGTACGTTCGATACGCTTATGCCTCTTTCAGCGCAATAGGCCGTGTCTATATGGTCGTATCCTGTCGAGCGCGTGGCTATGTGCCGGAGGTTCCTGAACCGGCTCAAGGTCTTCCTGTCGAGCTCGGACCAGATAAAAGTGGATATGACCTCGAAGTCGGTATACGGGCCCGCGTTCTCATCCGTAAGCGGCTCGTTCGTAAACCTTATGTCATGGCCCGAGTCCAGACGCTCGAAAGACGGCCTTTCCCATTCCTCGACCTCGAAGACGGCGAGCTTCATTTTAAGCCCTCCCGTTTTCCGGCATAGTTGATTCTTTTCCCGGGGAGCCGATATGTCAAGTGGGGCTATATGCAGGGTAATACGGGATTGAAACTGCCGGGGAAAACCGGACTGGCGGGTGTCAGAGCAATACGGTTAAATCAGTTCAGGCGGGCTTCTCTATCCCAAGCTCCTTTATCCTCCTCCAGAGCGTTGTCCTGCTCATCTTGAGCTTCCGGGCGCTCTCGTTGAACCTCCATCCGGTCTCGCCAAGTGCCTTTAGTATCACCTCGCGCTCGAGCGCCTTCATGGGCTCGTCGGTGCTCATGGCTTTTTCAACGAGCCCCCTTGCATGGAGGTCTTTCGGCAGGTGCTCGGGGTTTATGGTGTTGCCCTGGCATCTCACGAACGCGTGCTCGATTATGTGCTCGAGCTCGCGGATGTTCCCCGGATAGCCGTACTCCATCAATAATTCCATGGCGGCCGGGGATACGTGGCGGACTTCCATCCCCATCTCACGGTTGAATTTCCCGATGAAGTACTTTACGAGGAGAGGTATGTCGTCCTTCCGCTCCCGAAGGGCCGGGAGCCTCACGGGCACGACCTTCAGCCTGTAGAAGAGGTCCTCCCTGAACTCGCCTTTTTCAACGAGGGCCTTCAAATCCTTGTTGGTCGCTGTGACCACCCGCACGTCTACCTTGATGGTCTTGGTGCCACCCACCCTCTCGAATTCCCCTTCCTGAAGGACCCGAAGGAGCTTCACCTGCGTGTGCGGGGTTATGTCGCCGACCTCGTCGAGGAAGATGGTGCCGCCGTCCGCAAGCTCGAAACGGCCGGGCTTGTCGGCTATGGCGCCAGTGAAGGCCCCCTTAACATGGCCGAATAGCTCGCTTTCTAGAATCCCCTCTGAAAGGGCCGCGCAATTTACCTTCACGAAAGGCCCGGCGCACCTGGGGGAGTTGTGGTGGATGGCGTTCGCTATAAGCTCCTTCCCTGTGCCGGTCTCGCCTTCTATTAGGACCGTCGCCCTCGTCGGCGCGACCTCTTTCAAGAGCTCGAATACCTCGTGCATCCGGTAGTTCTTGCCGATTATGTTCTCGAAGGAGTATTTACCCTTTATTTCGTCCCGGAGCTCTTTAATAAGCGAGGTGTCCCTGAATATCTCGAGGCCGCCTATTATCTTCCCGTCCTCGTCCTTCAAGAGCGCCGTATTTATGCTTAGAGTGACTTTTCTATCGCCCCTTCCGAGCGTCACCTCGTAGTTGTAAAGGTGCTCGCCCGACTTTATGGTCCTGTTTATAACGCAGTCGAAGGCGCAGCTCGTGTGCCCTATCATGCCGCTGCATTTGCCGCCCCTTGAGAAATCCTTAAGCCCGACCTTCCCGAATATCTCCCTAGCGGCCCTGTTTATGAAGAGTATCTCGTGGTTGAGTCCTATGACGACCACGCCGTCGGCGATGCTATTAAGGATGGCATCGCTATTGAGCTCTATGTACTTGTGGACGGCATCATTATTGCCGGCAAGCCTTAATTTTTCGCTCTCCATTCCTTTTCTCCTGAATGGATTATACGATTTCAGTGCAGAGGGTTCAATTGATTTGTTTCAATAAGGAAACGTCGTAAAGATTTGAAACAGAAAGAAAAAATCCCTGCCAGGCTTACCGGTATTGCCTGGCAGGGTTGGAAGGATTTGGCGGGAAATGTGCGGAATTTGAAGGGATATCCCGGTTCGGTATACTCTTTTTTAGCGGACTATTTGGCGCGTTACCTGAGCGCTATTGTCATTGCTATTCCCATCAATATCGTGAAGCCAATAATATCGGCTATGTATGCTTTCTTCATTTCGCCCTCCTTTCAGGACCCGAGGCAAAAACTCCGCCTGAAAACCGTTAAAAAAGCCCCCTGCCTACACGCTCAAATGAGAGTAGCGTGATCGCGATAAGCCCGAGGGCAAAGGCTAAATAATCAAGGGCGAGGTATCCGGTTCTCATCTAATGCTCCTTTTCAGGGAGTTCGTTACGTTGAGTTTATTATACAAAATCCGTGCCAAATCGCTGTGCCACAGATAACACTGCGGAATTATTGCTTTTTTTTAATGACCGAAAAAAGACACTAAATGCTTAACGTGTTTCATAAATGGCACCTCAGCAAACGTGGCAATATTTTAAATAATAAAATCAACCACTTAAGAATACGTTCCACTATGAAACATATTTTAATTTTGAAACATCAAATGCTTCTACCGGAATAAAATACCCCTTGGCAGGTATTTTTGACAAATAATATGTCAGTAGTGGACTGGACCGAACTGGTTTCTGGAGAAATGATTGAGAGCAGAGGAAACCGCTTACACTGGCATGGGCAAAAAAAACGGGGCGGCAATCATATGCCGCCCCGATGGATAGTTCGGATATTTTAGAGGCCTATACGTTCGCCTCGTCCTTTTTTGCAGCCTCGATAAGCTCAGAGACGAACATATTCACATCGGTCGAGTGCATTGCGCAGGCCATCGAAATGGGCTCGCCACCGAAAGCCGGGCAGGTAAAGCAGCCAGTGCCGAAGTGTTTCGAGAAGACCTCTTTGGTCGAAGGCCATCTCGTTGTGACCTCTCCTGTGGTCATATGGCCGGTTATCTCTGGCATGTAGTCCTCCTTATTATATTAATCTTCGAGATTATGTTATTTGATTTTCTTTGGTAATTATATGATTTCCGTCATGAAAAGACAAGCGCTACCGGGGGACGACCTTAAGAGCCCCCATCTCCTCATCCCATTCAGCCACGCTCCCCATCTCACCGCAGAGATTCTTCATCTTCGCCGCTATAAGCTCTGCCCTTGGCGAAGCTGCCATATGCGCGCTGAACTCGTCAATGACAGTGGGCCGGAGTTCAATAGACCTGACCCTCCCGTCAAAATCAGTCGTGAATATGAAAGATTCGTCATTCCGTTCGGCCTCGTCCACGGCGTAGTCGTCTATGAAGTTCCCCGAGCTGTAGATGAGCGCGCCGCCGTGATGGAACTCGATGCCCTGGAAGACATGGCAGGAATGGCCGAATACCAGATGGGCGCCGATCTCAAGGAGCTTCCTGCCGAAAGGCCTGTGGTTCGGGCGCGGCCTGTAGCCCCAGTTCGGCCCCCAGTGGGCCGAGACGACGAGGAAGTCGGCCTTCTTCCTAGCGTCCCTGACCCTTTCGAAGAGCGCCTCTGCCCGGCTGTCGTCAACATCCACCGGGACGTAATATACACCGGGGCTCTCGGGCCCTGCTTCCCATTCGGGCTCGTTGTCGGTGAACGCCATGAGCGCGCACCATTTTCCATTTACCTCGAAAAACGCGGGTGAAGCGGCCTCTTCCAGATTTCTTCCCGCGCCTGCGCGCTTTATGCCTGCCGCATCCAGCGCATCGAGCATGTCAACGAGCGCTCCGAAACCGTAGTCCAGCGAATGGTTGTTGGCTATGGAGACCGCGTCTATCCCGGCGGCCCGCAAAACGCTTATATTTTTTGAATCGGTCCTGAAATGGAAGGCTTTGTGGGTGATCGACCAGGGCTCGCCCCTGTCCGATATCACGCATTCGAGGTTAATTATGCGGGCGTCCGAGCCCTTGAAGACCGGGAGCGTGTCGCCCCATGGGTATTCCGGCCTTCTCCTTCCGAGCTCCCGGTTAACGAGTCGCCCGAGCATCACATCGCCCACGAAAAGGACCTTCATGGCGTCCCTCCGCGACCGCATTTCAGCTCAAGCGGTCTCTTAGAGTTTCATCCGCAGGGACGAGGATGTCAAGGAGCCATCAGGCCTCCGCAGCGCTCTTTTTCCACGGGAGCCTTACGGTCTTGAGGAATGCCGGGATTTTCAAGTCGTCGAAGACGGAGTAGGCGACCGGCACGACGACGAGCGTAACTACAAGCGAGAGCATCTGCCCGCCGACTATGACCACCGCCATCGAGGCCCTGGCAGCGGAGCCGTCGCCCTTGCCGAGGGTGACAGGCAGCATGGCGGCCACTATCGAGAGTGTGGTCATGAGGATGGGACGGAGCCTTACCTTGTTGGCCTGCATCTGAGCCTCGAACTTGCCCATGCCGCGCGCCCGGAGGGTATTTGTATAATCGACCTGCAGAATGCCGTTCTTCTTGACAACGCCTATGAGGATGAACATGCCCATGACGCTATAGATGTTTATGGTGTTGCCGGAGATTATGAGGCTCAGAATGCCGAAGGGTATGGCGAGGAATATCGACGACATTATGCTCACCGGGTGCGTAAAGCTCTCGAACTGGGCCGCGAGCACCATGTAGATAAAAATAATGCTCAGGACGAAGGCTATCATGAAGTTCTTGAAGGCCTCTGCCATGAGCTTACCCATGCCGAGGAAGGTGGTCGCGTACTCCGGGGACATATTCATCTCCCTCACTACGCGGTTGGAGTCGTCGACCGCCTCGCCGAGCGGCTTGCCGTGGAGGTTGGATACGATCGTTATCTGCCTTCCCAGGGCGTAACGGTCTATCTGTCCGGGACTTGAGCCGGGCCTCAGTTCGGCGATGTTGTCGAGGTTCACCAGCATGCCCCCCGAGCCGGGGACGGTAAGGGAGTAAATAGAGCCAGCGTCCTTTCTCTTGTCCCCGGCTATCCGGAGCCTCACGTTATACTGCTCGTCCTTCTCCCTGAAAAGCGAGACCTTCTCGCCGCCGACCATGGTCCGGAGGCTCGTAGCCACGGCCTCGACGCTCACGCCCAGGTCCGAGGCCTTCTGCCTGTCTATGTGCACCTGCAGTTCCGGGTGCTTGAGCGCCTGCCCTGTGTCCGTGTCCACAAAGCCCGGTATGGCCTTCAAGCGGCTTATTATCTCCCCCGAGTATTCGTCGAGCTTATCGAGCTCCGGGCCCCTGAGGACCATATTGAAGGGCGTTGCCCTGAAACCGCCGCCTGAGACGAGGTTTATGTTCTGGACGCTCACCCTGAGTCCCTCCATGTCGCCAAGCGAGCGCCTTGCCTCCTGCATTAGCTCCTTCTGGTTCCGCTCCCTCTCATCAAGGGGCTTAAGGCCGACATAGATGGAAGAGTCGGTTACGTTCGTCCGGTACTGCCCGCGGACTCCGATGGTGGTGAACGTATGCTCGACCTCGGGTATCGACCGTATCCTCTCCTCGACCCCGGCGAGTATCTCGGAGCTCCTGTCAAGCGACGAGCCGGGCGGTGTCTCGACTATGACCTCGAATTCGCTCATGTCGTCCTCTGCGAGAAACTCGAAATTGGAAA
It encodes:
- a CDS encoding DUF1858 domain-containing protein, whose translation is MPEITGHMTTGEVTTRWPSTKEVFSKHFGTGCFTCPAFGGEPISMACAMHSTDVNMFVSELIEAAKKDEANV
- a CDS encoding CapA family protein, whose protein sequence is MKVLFVGDVMLGRLVNRELGRRRPEYPWGDTLPVFKGSDARIINLECVISDRGEPWSITHKAFHFRTDSKNISVLRAAGIDAVSIANNHSLDYGFGALVDMLDALDAAGIKRAGAGRNLEEAASPAFFEVNGKWCALMAFTDNEPEWEAGPESPGVYYVPVDVDDSRAEALFERVRDARKKADFLVVSAHWGPNWGYRPRPNHRPFGRKLLEIGAHLVFGHSCHVFQGIEFHHGGALIYSSGNFIDDYAVDEAERNDESFIFTTDFDGRVRSIELRPTVIDEFSAHMAASPRAELIAAKMKNLCGEMGSVAEWDEEMGALKVVPR
- a CDS encoding sigma 54-interacting transcriptional regulator — translated: MESEKLRLAGNNDAVHKYIELNSDAILNSIADGVVVIGLNHEILFINRAAREIFGKVGLKDFSRGGKCSGMIGHTSCAFDCVINRTIKSGEHLYNYEVTLGRGDRKVTLSINTALLKDEDGKIIGGLEIFRDTSLIKELRDEIKGKYSFENIIGKNYRMHEVFELLKEVAPTRATVLIEGETGTGKELIANAIHHNSPRCAGPFVKVNCAALSEGILESELFGHVKGAFTGAIADKPGRFELADGGTIFLDEVGDITPHTQVKLLRVLQEGEFERVGGTKTIKVDVRVVTATNKDLKALVEKGEFREDLFYRLKVVPVRLPALRERKDDIPLLVKYFIGKFNREMGMEVRHVSPAAMELLMEYGYPGNIRELEHIIEHAFVRCQGNTINPEHLPKDLHARGLVEKAMSTDEPMKALEREVILKALGETGWRFNESARKLKMSRTTLWRRIKELGIEKPA